In Muribaculum gordoncarteri, the genomic window TGTCATGTCATCGAGCGACGGCCACCACATGCCCTGAGAGGGATTTGACACTGAATACTCGTTGAGCGATGCTAAAACGGAGGTGGCAAGTGTGCGGTAGCCGTGATTCTTGAGGGTTATCGCGTTCATTGCCTTTACGGGAATCGAGCGTTTCTTCCACTCCTTAACTATGCGCTGCACTTCGCGTGATGTGAGCGAAGAGAGTGTTGTCGATTTCTTTATATCGGGATAGAAGTCACGCAGGTACACGTAGTAATAGTAGTCGCCGTCGGGGTACTTGGCGTATTCCTCCTGGGTGACACGGTCGATGTATTTAACTGCATTGTCGAGCATTGAACGCAGGCGATTATTGTCGGGCAGGAATCCGAGCTGCTTGAGGTGTCCCATGGTGAGCAGCACGTTCTCGGTTATCCACTGTGAAGGCTCGTCGATGTTGTCAATCCATGTCCAACCGCCGTTACGCACGAGCTTAGACAGTCGGTCGATGTTGCGCGAGTAGGTGTCGTTGATTACTTTTCGGTCAAAGAGGAGCGAAAGGCGAGTCATGCGCTCGGTGTCGCTCTTGGCATCCATAACCCAGGGGGTGGAGTTGAGCAGCACCGTCTTCAGGTCGGCGTTACGTTCAAGCATCGACACGAGCGTTGAGTCGCTGCGGTCGCTTGAATTCCACTCTTTCAATGCTTCGGCAATCTCGGGGCATGTGCGCAGGATTCCGTCGGCTACGGCGGCCGAGAATATAGCTGCCGAGGCGGCCAATGCACTCTCAGAGTCATCGTTACGCAATCCGGGAAGCGCTGTTGCTACATACCACACGGGGTTTTCGCAGAATTGCAGCGTGACGCGGGCATCGGAGGGCATTTCGGGAAGCTGCATGGTAAATGTCGTCGAATCGGGCGAAATGTAGAACGGCTTGGTTTCGATGACGGGTGTGACGGAGGAAAGCACGGGAATAACCGACTGCTCTCCATCGGTGAATCGGCCGTTACCTGCCTTTATGCGATATCCAATCATGTTGGAGTCCCATCCTGCATCGACCGTCACGTTGACCACTTTCGCTTCGCCTGGAGCCATGTCGTCGGAGAAGTCGTTACGTGATATTACGGCACCTGTAGCTGGGTCGAATATCTCCACTACGGTGGTTATCGCAGTCGAGTCGTCGGAGTTATTCATCACCGATGCGCTGATCAAAGCCTTGTCGCCTGTGCGCAGGAAGCGCGGCAGGTTGGGCTGCACCATAACGGGCTTGTTGGATATGATTTCGCGTGACATGGTTGAGGTGAGCATGTCGTCGGTGAAAGCGAGTGCGCAAAGTTTCCATGTGGTGTTGGCGTTGGGGGCGGTGAATGAGAATGTCATATTGCCCTTGTCGTCGGTTGTCAGCATGGGGCGGAAGAATGCAAGCGGCATTTCGGCATCACGGTATTCATTATTGTCACGTGACGCGTCATTGTCAGGGGCTTCGCTCTCGGCATCGGCGGCTTCCTCAACCGCTTCGTCCTCAACGATGGCCAAGTCGGCGGCTCCTGCTCCCGTGTCGGCGGTCGCGGCCATTTTACTTGTTCCTCGTATCATTCTCGGGGCTGCTGATTTTTCCTCACCCATCTCTTCCTCGGTGTTTAGACTGAAATACACGTTGCTGCGAGTGAACGCGTAATTAGGGTGTAGGAACGACCGACCCCATGTTTGCAGGTCAGGCAGAGATATCGGTTCATATTTCAACCACTCGAATGGTATCTCCACACCGGACATGAACTTGCCGAGAGGCGAGTATACCGATATATTGTAGCTGTTGACATGGCCGAATCTCGGATATATTCTGAAATTGTGCATCGACAGCCGGTCGAGGGCCTTGGCATACATATCGAGCAGGATAGCGCTCTTGGTGCCCTTGCCGTTGTTATCGGTCACGTAGAATGTCCATTTTTCGTTGTCGCCCGGCGCGATTTTGTCACGGAAGCTTTCGATGGCTATATTGATTCGGTCGACTGTGCCGCTTGCTGTTGCTGTAACCTCGAAGTCGCTGACTTTATAATCGTTTACTCCGGTGAATTTCACTTTTATGCGGTCGGCGTCGGCCGGTATGTCGTAGTCGAAGTGGTGCATTCCTGCCGCAGCTTCTATCCAACCTTGCTTCAGCAGGGCTTTGTCGGTGTAGACTGCATAATGTATCCATGTAGAGTCGGCCGATGTGCCGTAGAGTATCGAGGCATGTCGACGGTCGGCGGTGTAAGTGGTCACAGGCAGCCATATAGGCATGTCGGTCACGGGTGGCTTGGCATCGGTGACGCGGTAGAGATTCACGTTGTCGACAGTGAAAGTGTCGGCGAGTGACTTGTCGGCGGTGGCAAACACCATGGAGTAGCTGCCGCTTGCCACATCGTTGAAATCGACTGTGGCCACAGGAGGTGTCATGGTGCCTTCCTTGACTACGTGACGGTCGCTCTTGTCAATGAGTTGATAGGTTATGGTGGAGTCAACCGCTTCACCGAGCAGATTGGTGAGCGAAACGTTCATGCGATAAGGCTTTGACGCGTCGATGTCGGCGGGAAGTGACGCATTTATCACACACGACGCTCCTTGCGAGAATGAGCGTGATGCCTGCTGATTCTCGCCTGTGGGCGATGTCGCTGTTAGCGATGCAGAGAATATGCCGCCGGGTATCGGTGACTGTTTAAGTAGCTCGGCCGGGAATTCGATGCTGAAGCAACCTTCGGAATCGGTTGTCACCTCGGTGGAGTAGAACGAAACACCGTTGCCTGCGCTTCTCCACCACCATATACGCGGATTTGCGCTTAGATCAACTGCTATGCGGCAGTCGGCAAGAGGGAATCCGGAGTAGGTCACGGTTTTGCCTTTCAGCGTCACGGCACCTTTGGCGGGCTTGTCAGTGAGCAGTTCGGTAAATTCTATTTCATAGGTGGGGAGCTTGTAGTCCGACACGGTGAATGATGTAGTGCCGTAGCTGTTCCAGCGGTCAGGCTTCAGTGGATCCTTTTTGCGGAACTCAATCGAGAAGTTTCCGGTAAGTCCGTCGGAGGGGAGCTTGAACGAACCCGCAATGCGGCCGTATTCATCGGTCGTGGCGACGTCAGTGTCACACGGTTCATAGTTGGCGTCACGCAACACTACCGAGATTTTGTTGCCGGGCACAACCCGTGCTTCAGCTCCGAGATAGCTTTGCAGGATGCCGACCCACTGCACTGTGTCACCGGGATGATAGATGGCAAGGTCGGTCAATCCATGCATGGCAAATTGCTTATTTTCGTTGCCCGACGGAATGTAGCCGAGGTATTTGCTCATAGAATAGCGGTCGGTGCCTTTCGATGCTGATGCGTTGAAAGCCTTGGATTCCTTTATCAATGCAGTTCCGTCCTTGTCGGTCTCGTAGTTGCGCACTGTGTTGCCGTTGCGGTTAAGGGTTACGGTGAGAGTGGCATTGTCGACCGGACGGCCTGTCTTAGGATTGATTACGATTCCCCATCGCGAAGAGCCGTAATTGGCGCTCTCGACCAATAGGCCGGTGCAGTGTATTATGCTGTAGTAACCAAGATCGGCATCGCGTTTTTGTCCGGTAATGGAGGGCACAACGATGTAACATCCGGGTTGGGTGAGCACAACTTTCTCAGTCGAACTTGATGAAAAAGGCACCTGCTTGTCGGTCACCTTGCGTGATATGGTGTAGAGCGGGGCCGGAAGGTTGGTAGACGGTGTTATTTTGAACGACTCACCGTTGTTTCTGTTGTACGGTATTCTATACACGTTTATCGTGTAGTCGACAGTATTGTTGTTCTTTATGTCAATGGTAAGAGTGTCGCCAGGTGACAGAATCTGGCTGTAACGTGCATTTATGCGCGGTTGACTTAGCGACTTGACGATGTTGTGCAACGCATTGTTGCGGAAATATTCGGGATAGCGTTTTAGCTGATTGTTGACTAATGAATAGTATTCGGCAATGCTCACGGGCATCTCCTCCTTATTGTAGTTGTCCAAATCAATAAGGTAGAAGAGCGATATGAGAGGCTCTGCAGCATATTCGCTTTGGCTGAATCGGTTGTAGAGGTCGAGCATAAGCTTGGCTTCGTTGTCGCGGACGGCATTGTAGCTCGACATGTCGCGATAGACATGCTGTGAGATGAATTTGATGCGCTCGATGTCCCACATTATGAATGGTGCAGCATTGCCGGCATGAGCATCCAACAGTTGTCGGTACAGCTTGAGGATGCGTTGTGCTGCAGGCGACTGATAGTTGAAATTCATCTTTGAGTAGACTGTGAACGGCGACAACATGTCGATGGCGAATATCGGTTGCTGTTCGCCCATGTTCGACAGTATCGCTATGGCTTTTCCTGCTATGAAGTCAAATAGTGTGGGGTAGAAAGTATAATCGTTGTTTCCGGCCTTAAGCAGTTCCTTGAAGTCGATGAGTCTTGCTTCATGGAGTGGTTTTGGATTGGCAAGCGCCGAGTCGAGCAGCGACATTATGCGGGCTCTGAACTGTCGGCCGCTCCACAGCAGGTAGTCATCGGGCAGGGGAGTGTCGGGGATTTCGCGACGGTCATATTTCCATCGGTCATATTGATAAATGTCGTT contains:
- a CDS encoding alpha-2-macroglobulin family protein, translating into MKQQFLYILIALFSMSINASQKQYSEPDFAFPKQVSSQASEMLEKAVADGDGKLAVRALVNYGLAQCAVDNDSLPEVLQRISTVESKETDPCIKAMLTLLKARIYNDIYQYDRWKYDRREIPDTPLPDDYLLWSGRQFRARIMSLLDSALANPKPLHEARLIDFKELLKAGNNDYTFYPTLFDFIAGKAIAILSNMGEQQPIFAIDMLSPFTVYSKMNFNYQSPAAQRILKLYRQLLDAHAGNAAPFIMWDIERIKFISQHVYRDMSSYNAVRDNEAKLMLDLYNRFSQSEYAAEPLISLFYLIDLDNYNKEEMPVSIAEYYSLVNNQLKRYPEYFRNNALHNIVKSLSQPRINARYSQILSPGDTLTIDIKNNNTVDYTINVYRIPYNRNNGESFKITPSTNLPAPLYTISRKVTDKQVPFSSSSTEKVVLTQPGCYIVVPSITGQKRDADLGYYSIIHCTGLLVESANYGSSRWGIVINPKTGRPVDNATLTVTLNRNGNTVRNYETDKDGTALIKESKAFNASASKGTDRYSMSKYLGYIPSGNENKQFAMHGLTDLAIYHPGDTVQWVGILQSYLGAEARVVPGNKISVVLRDANYEPCDTDVATTDEYGRIAGSFKLPSDGLTGNFSIEFRKKDPLKPDRWNSYGTTSFTVSDYKLPTYEIEFTELLTDKPAKGAVTLKGKTVTYSGFPLADCRIAVDLSANPRIWWWRSAGNGVSFYSTEVTTDSEGCFSIEFPAELLKQSPIPGGIFSASLTATSPTGENQQASRSFSQGASCVINASLPADIDASKPYRMNVSLTNLLGEAVDSTITYQLIDKSDRHVVKEGTMTPPVATVDFNDVASGSYSMVFATADKSLADTFTVDNVNLYRVTDAKPPVTDMPIWLPVTTYTADRRHASILYGTSADSTWIHYAVYTDKALLKQGWIEAAAGMHHFDYDIPADADRIKVKFTGVNDYKVSDFEVTATASGTVDRINIAIESFRDKIAPGDNEKWTFYVTDNNGKGTKSAILLDMYAKALDRLSMHNFRIYPRFGHVNSYNISVYSPLGKFMSGVEIPFEWLKYEPISLPDLQTWGRSFLHPNYAFTRSNVYFSLNTEEEMGEEKSAAPRMIRGTSKMAATADTGAGAADLAIVEDEAVEEAADAESEAPDNDASRDNNEYRDAEMPLAFFRPMLTTDDKGNMTFSFTAPNANTTWKLCALAFTDDMLTSTMSREIISNKPVMVQPNLPRFLRTGDKALISASVMNNSDDSTAITTVVEIFDPATGAVISRNDFSDDMAPGEAKVVNVTVDAGWDSNMIGYRIKAGNGRFTDGEQSVIPVLSSVTPVIETKPFYISPDSTTFTMQLPEMPSDARVTLQFCENPVWYVATALPGLRNDDSESALAASAAIFSAAVADGILRTCPEIAEALKEWNSSDRSDSTLVSMLERNADLKTVLLNSTPWVMDAKSDTERMTRLSLLFDRKVINDTYSRNIDRLSKLVRNGGWTWIDNIDEPSQWITENVLLTMGHLKQLGFLPDNNRLRSMLDNAVKYIDRVTQEEYAKYPDGDYYYYVYLRDFYPDIKKSTTLSSLTSREVQRIVKEWKKRSIPVKAMNAITLKNHGYRTLATSVLASLNEYSVSNPSQGMWWPSLDDMTTWSMGKIGATSIVLDAFAAIYPQSPDVDKIRQWLILQKEAKDWGTSVTTSQAIASILLTGSKWTTPAAKATVTVNNREVNAGKTDRLLGYFRENISSMSPSGATLYVEKSGKTPSWGAVYCQYRSEMSEIKAASCPEVSIDKALYRRVTTENGVTWQNADSLKTGDIVQVNLTITVKRDMDYVAITDDRGACFEPVEQLPKPLFSEGICFYRENRDASTNMFVTHLPKGVYRLSYELYVNNSGTYSSGIATLQSQYAPALSAHSSGSMIEVMPQ